TGAAATTGCGTGCGTATTAACCTCAAAAACGTCTCCAGACATTATTTTTGCAATCGATCCGGGCAATATCTCGCTGCCCTTGAGAAACCTCCCTTTTGACGTGCATGGAATGGCGTCATTCCGTATAGCCATCACTCACAATATCGTTGCCGCTTCCGCCCATTTGGCCGGCGGGCTATGAAAACGGAAGCGCACCACAAGAAAGCTGGAGACCAACCATGCTTGTCCGTATCGAGCAGAAGCCCCGCGTTATCGGGCCCTTTGCCGGGCTCATCGCTACGCTGAGGGAAATGTCGTTCCGCGGCTGCGTCAGGCACGCGCACCTTGTCGGCGCAAATTCCAACAAAAGTATTCACCAAGGTTGAGCAGGACCGTGTCGAGCAGCACCACTTCCGGTCGGATCGCAGCGGCATCGGCTGTCAACCTGCCGCCTCTCCCCATCACAGACGTTCTGCCGGCCTTGTCGTCGGTGCTGGCCGGGACGACGCGGGCGGTCCTTGCCGCACCACCGGGTGCCGGCAAGACAACGCTCGTGCCGATTCACCTCCTTTGCGCCCCATGGCGCGGAGATGGTCGGATCATCCTGCTGGAACCGAGGCGACTTGCCGCGCGGGCAGCGGCCGGACGCATGGCGGAGCTGTTGGGCGAAAAGGTCGGCGATACGGTCGGATATCGGATGCGGCTGGAAAGCCGCATTTCGTTGAATACCCGCATCGAGGTTGTGACCGAAGGCGTGTTCGCCCGCATGATCATCGACGATCCGGAGCTGACCGATATCGCGGCCGTGCTGTTCGACGAATTCCACGAGCGGTCGCTCGATGCGGATCTCGGCCTGGCACTCGCGCTCGACGCCCAGTCGGCACTGCGGGAAGACCTGCGGATCCTTGTCATGTCGGCAACCCTCGACACCGCCCGGATTGCGCGACTCATGGATGATGCCGCGGTAATCGAGAGCGCCGGCAGGAGCTTTCCGGTCGACGTGCGCCATGCGGAACGGCCGGCCGGCGAGCGCATCGAGGACAGCATGGCGCGCGCCATCCGTGAGGCCTATGCAAGCGAGGCGGGCTCCATCCTCGCCTTCCTGCCGGGCCAGGCAGAGATTCGCCGGACGATGGAAAGGCTGGAAGCACGCTTTGGCGACGACACGATGCTCGTGCCACTCTATGGCAACCTCACCCAGAAGGAACAGGACGAGGCGATCCGCCCAGTGCCAGAGGGCAAGCGCAAGATCGTGCTCGCCACCTCGATCGCCGAAACCTCGATCACCATCGACGGCGTGCGCATCGTCATCGACGGTGGCCTTCAGCGTCTGCCGGTGTTCGAGGCCTCGACCGGGATCACCCGGCTCGAGACGGTACGCGTCTCGCGCGCTTCCGCGGACCAACGGGCCGGCCGCGCCGGCCGGACGGAGCCCGGCATCGCCGTCCGGCTCTGGCACGCCGGCCAGACCGCGGCATTGCCCGCCTTCACGCCGCCGCAGATTCTCGCCAGCGACCTTTCCGGCTTCGTGCTCGATCTGGCCCAGTGGGGTGTCACGGATCCGGCCGGCCTGAAGTTCATCGATCAGCCGCCGACGGCAAGCTTCGAGGAGGCGCGGGCGCTGCTGCGGCTCCTGGGCGCCATTGACGCTTCCGGCGGGCTTACATCCATGGGGCGGAAGATGCGCGCACTGGCATTGCCGCCGCGTCTTGCGGCCATGGTCATTCATGCCGTAAGCGAGGGCGCGGCGGGCGATGCGGCACTGCTGGCCGTGCTTCTGACCGAACAGGGCCTCGGCGGCACGTCGCTCGATCTGGAGGAACGGCTGCGACGGTTCAAGAACGAGCGCGGTGAACGGGCGGAATCCTCACGTCGACTTGCAGCACGAATGGCAGCGGCGGCGGGTAGCGCAACCGGCGCGACGATTGCTTCGCATCCCGGCGCCTTGCTGATGCAGGCTTTTCCAGACCGGATCGCCCTGCAGCGGGGCGGGCGCGGGCGATTTGTCATGGCAAACGGGCGGGGCGCCGAGTTGCCGGAAACCGAACGTCTCGCCGGCAGCTCGATGCTGGTGATCGCGGACCTTACCGGCCAGGCCGGGCGGCAGCGCGTGCTGGCCGCGGCGGAGATCAGCCGCGCCGACGTCGAGGCCGAAATGGGCGACGCCATCATTCGCGAGGACCAATGCCTTTTCGATTCCGCAAGCCGGCAGGTGCGGGCGCGCAAGGTTGCAAGGCTTGGCGCGATCGTCTTCGACGAGGTCCCACTTCAAAGGCCAACCGGACCCGAGGCCGCCCGGGCGCTTGCCGAGGGTGTTCGTCAACTCGGCTTACAGTGCCTGCCCTTCTCCAAGGCCGCCGGGCAGTTGCGCGAGCGGCTTGGCTTTCTCCATCGTAGCGTCGGCGAACCCTGGCCGGACACGAGCGACGAGGCCCTGCTGGCCCGGCTGGACGAATGGTTCACCCCGTTTCAGGAACAGACACGCAGCCTGGACGATATCGCTCCGGGGAGCCTGTCGGATGGTCTGATGACGCTTGTGTCCCATGCGGTGCAGCGCGATCTCGATCGGCTGGTCCCCACGCATTTCGAGGCGCCGACGGGTCAGCGACACCCGATCCGTTACGACGGCACAGAGCCCACGCTTCCAATCCGCGTGCAGGAACTGTTCGGGCTGCGCCAGCACCCAACGATCGCGGGCGGGCGGTTACCACTGCTTCTCGAGCTGCTTTCACCGGCGCACCGCCCGATCCAGACGACACGCGATCTTCCCGGCTTCTGGGCGGGCTCCTGGAAGGACGTGCGCGCAGACATGCGGGGGCGCTATCCGCGCCACTCCTGGCCGGAAAACCCCGCCGATGCAGCGCCGACGACACGGGCGAAGCCGCGTGGTACATGAGGCAGAACAGACCCGGCAGGGCGCCGCACCAACACGAGTTCAAAGAGACAATGACCCATCCCGACTTCGCCGACATCAGCCCCAGCCGGCGCCTAAGGCTGGAAACGCTGATCCGCTTACGGTGGCTCGCCGTTGCAGGACAATCGATCACCGTGATCGTGGTCACCTTCTGGCTTGCCTTCCCGCTTCACGTGGTGGCGTCTTCGGTGCTGATCGCGCTGCTTGCCGCCGTCAACTTCTATCTCGCCGTGCGCTATTCGCCGGCGCATCGGCTGACGCCATTGGCGGCGCTGGCGCTGCTTGCGTTCGACCTTGGCCAGTTGATGGCATTGCTGTTCATCACCGGCGGACTTGCCAATCCATTTGCGCCGCTTGTCTGCGTGCCGGTGATCATCTCGTCGTCGGCACAGCCGATCCGTTACAGCCTGTTTCTCGGCGTTCTGGCGGTTGCCGGCATTACGGCGCTCGCCTTCACACCGTTTCCTCTGCCCTGGTTCCCCGGCACCCTTCTCGTCGTGCCCCCCATCCTGACAGCGGGATTCTGGATTGCGATCGTCTCCACCACGGCGTTTGCCGCGTTTTACTCCTATCGTGTGTCGCTTGAGGCATCGGAGCTTTCGGACGCACTGACTGCCACCGAGCTTGTCCTGCAGCGCGAAAAACACCTGTCGCAGCTGGATGGACTTGCCGCCGCCGCAGCGCACGAGCTTGGGACGCCGCTCGCGACCATCAGCGTGGTCGCCAAGGAGATGCAGCGCGAACTGGGCGAAGATCCCCGCTTTGGCGAAGACGTACAGCTGCTGCGCAGCCAAAGCGAGCGATGCCGAGACATCCTGCGGCGGCTGACCACTCTTTCGGCCGAAGACGAGGAGCACATGCGACACTTGCCCCTCTCCTCGTTGCTGGAGGAAGTTATGGCACCGCACCGTGAGTTCGGCATCAGGCTGACGCTCATCGAGGAAAGCGACCGCGCTGGCGAGCCGATCGGCCAGCGCAACGCCGGCATCCTCTACGGACTCGGCAATCTGCTCGAGAACGCGGTTGATCATGCGCGGGAAGAGGTGACCGTCACCGTCCGACATACGGCGGACCAGGTGAAACTCGTCATCGAGGATGACGGCGAGGGATACGCGCCCGACATCCTGCTCCGGATCGGCGAGCCCTACGTCACCAAACGGCAGCGCGATGAGCGGGCCGGCGGCCTCGGTCTCGGCCTGTTCATCGCCAAGACACTGCTCGAACGTTCCGGCGCAAGACTGACCTTCGGCAATAGGCAGGGCGGTGCGCCGGGGGCGCGGGTGGAGGTCGAATGGCCGCGAGCACGCATGGACGTGAAGCTGGCAAAATGACTTTACCCGCCGCGCCGAACCGGTCATAAGAAAATGGACGGAAAACAAGAAAAAACAGCGCGGAATTGCGAAGATGGCAGAGAAAATCGATACGCCCGCACTCGGACCGGATGCAAGTGACGCCGATTACATCGGCGCAGACCGATCACTGTTGATCGTAGATGACGACGGTCCTTTCCTCAGACGATTGGCACGCGCGATGGAAACCCGCGGTTTCCTCGTCGAGGTCGCCGAATCGGTCGCC
The Rhizobium sp. ARZ01 genome window above contains:
- the hrpB gene encoding ATP-dependent helicase HrpB, whose translation is MSSSTTSGRIAAASAVNLPPLPITDVLPALSSVLAGTTRAVLAAPPGAGKTTLVPIHLLCAPWRGDGRIILLEPRRLAARAAAGRMAELLGEKVGDTVGYRMRLESRISLNTRIEVVTEGVFARMIIDDPELTDIAAVLFDEFHERSLDADLGLALALDAQSALREDLRILVMSATLDTARIARLMDDAAVIESAGRSFPVDVRHAERPAGERIEDSMARAIREAYASEAGSILAFLPGQAEIRRTMERLEARFGDDTMLVPLYGNLTQKEQDEAIRPVPEGKRKIVLATSIAETSITIDGVRIVIDGGLQRLPVFEASTGITRLETVRVSRASADQRAGRAGRTEPGIAVRLWHAGQTAALPAFTPPQILASDLSGFVLDLAQWGVTDPAGLKFIDQPPTASFEEARALLRLLGAIDASGGLTSMGRKMRALALPPRLAAMVIHAVSEGAAGDAALLAVLLTEQGLGGTSLDLEERLRRFKNERGERAESSRRLAARMAAAAGSATGATIASHPGALLMQAFPDRIALQRGGRGRFVMANGRGAELPETERLAGSSMLVIADLTGQAGRQRVLAAAEISRADVEAEMGDAIIREDQCLFDSASRQVRARKVARLGAIVFDEVPLQRPTGPEAARALAEGVRQLGLQCLPFSKAAGQLRERLGFLHRSVGEPWPDTSDEALLARLDEWFTPFQEQTRSLDDIAPGSLSDGLMTLVSHAVQRDLDRLVPTHFEAPTGQRHPIRYDGTEPTLPIRVQELFGLRQHPTIAGGRLPLLLELLSPAHRPIQTTRDLPGFWAGSWKDVRADMRGRYPRHSWPENPADAAPTTRAKPRGT
- a CDS encoding ActS/PrrB/RegB family redox-sensitive histidine kinase; amino-acid sequence: MTHPDFADISPSRRLRLETLIRLRWLAVAGQSITVIVVTFWLAFPLHVVASSVLIALLAAVNFYLAVRYSPAHRLTPLAALALLAFDLGQLMALLFITGGLANPFAPLVCVPVIISSSAQPIRYSLFLGVLAVAGITALAFTPFPLPWFPGTLLVVPPILTAGFWIAIVSTTAFAAFYSYRVSLEASELSDALTATELVLQREKHLSQLDGLAAAAAHELGTPLATISVVAKEMQRELGEDPRFGEDVQLLRSQSERCRDILRRLTTLSAEDEEHMRHLPLSSLLEEVMAPHREFGIRLTLIEESDRAGEPIGQRNAGILYGLGNLLENAVDHAREEVTVTVRHTADQVKLVIEDDGEGYAPDILLRIGEPYVTKRQRDERAGGLGLGLFIAKTLLERSGARLTFGNRQGGAPGARVEVEWPRARMDVKLAK